In Alteromonas sp. RKMC-009, the genomic stretch CAGCGATGAAGCGATTGAAAATTTTGTCGAAAAACACCGGGGTTTGAACGACAGCAGACACATTGAAGATGCACCTTTCTGGAATGATGCACAGGCTACATTCTTGAGAAGTGCGTTGCTGGAGGATGCTGAATGGGTCGAAATTATCGATCAACTGAATGCCGAACTGCATCATTAAATAAAGTCACGCCCTGCATATGACAGGGCGTTTTTTTGCTCTTCCCTGACACATTTTCTCACACTCTTTAGCGTCTCAACGCGAACCAGTGTCCTTTTGCAATTTCCATTCTGATGTCTGCCGGGTAAACT encodes the following:
- a CDS encoding DUF2789 family protein yields the protein MLLQQPTMQDLFAQLGLDNSDEAIENFVEKHRGLNDSRHIEDAPFWNDAQATFLRSALLEDAEWVEIIDQLNAELHH